In Kordia antarctica, the following proteins share a genomic window:
- a CDS encoding outer membrane beta-barrel protein, whose product MKKLNTVLLIIFIFSCIQLNAQNSQSRFSVFSYGGIGFAKVEIDNEANYNLNVNSAELLVYYRIGDRLGIATGLGFDNFSGNGFNSTGSFYHERNSLRIPLLAMYNFNVAEKVRIYGNIGLYGRNVSSEEYDAANIMTIVGTYEGWNFGLQTSIGLAYNFDENYSMGFTINNQGDFTNIDSVTTNINTGSKNQQKIKGMYTAGLSFGYNF is encoded by the coding sequence ATGAAAAAACTGAACACAGTTTTATTAATTATTTTCATCTTTTCATGTATTCAATTGAACGCACAAAATTCGCAATCAAGATTTAGTGTTTTTAGTTATGGTGGAATTGGTTTTGCTAAAGTTGAAATCGACAATGAAGCGAATTACAATTTGAATGTAAATTCCGCAGAATTATTAGTTTATTACAGAATTGGAGATCGCCTTGGAATTGCTACTGGTCTTGGTTTTGATAATTTTTCTGGAAATGGATTCAATTCGACAGGGAGTTTTTATCATGAACGAAATTCCTTAAGAATCCCATTACTTGCCATGTATAATTTTAATGTGGCGGAGAAAGTGAGAATCTATGGGAATATTGGATTATATGGTCGAAATGTTTCATCTGAAGAATATGACGCCGCTAATATCATGACGATTGTAGGAACTTATGAAGGTTGGAATTTTGGGTTGCAGACTTCAATTGGACTCGCATACAATTTTGATGAAAATTATAGTATGGGATTCACTATCAATAACCAAGGTGATTTTACAAATATTGATAGCGTAACTACGAACATCAATACTGGCTCAAAAAATCAACAAAAAATAAAAGGAATGTATACTGCGGGACTTTCTTTTGGTTATAATTTCTAA
- a CDS encoding sensor histidine kinase has protein sequence MNTKTIVQILKKTILSLSLVLIVIFIYGITMIGFPAMGETTEKIISNLIEISLFVGPYLFFTILTFYSIDNWMVQKGNTNKTLMYLFSTILIPAIVTGISVVILLLIKKGNLSFTHAGYVIILNTVVGAGIALFFSIIHYLKYKFKTKFNNQDKIVWKRVSVYKKVFLYALGLSAMYMIFLIPFFPRFGGFSFEGISVFYLRSIITAFICWHLVLLFNKLLEHKISFFALLGVTTMGTFIIMQFTMPLLSFITLLSNREYEAVMKIFNFKRELTYIGADSLYVIFCVLFYQFLYFNQKRSVEQKAFKAQIGKQTEKYESLRRQLSPHFLFNNINVLTSLIEENPQKAVRFSESLGDIYRHFLRQEDEDVVSLESALKFSKNYLELLKYRYEDAFHYTLPEKTKFICFIIPLALQQVIENTIKHNEVSNEMPLKITIRIQDDYLIVQNTKRLKKLTEVSKGTGIENIKSRYHFLTEKEVIIEETATLFTIKLPLLNLENS, from the coding sequence ATGAACACAAAAACAATAGTACAAATACTCAAAAAAACGATACTATCTTTATCATTGGTACTAATTGTTATATTTATTTATGGAATTACCATGATAGGATTCCCTGCGATGGGAGAGACAACGGAAAAAATAATATCAAATCTTATTGAAATTTCTTTGTTTGTAGGACCATATTTATTTTTCACAATACTAACATTCTACAGTATTGATAATTGGATGGTACAAAAAGGAAACACTAATAAAACTTTAATGTACTTGTTTTCTACAATCTTAATACCTGCTATTGTTACCGGAATCTCTGTAGTCATACTTTTATTAATTAAAAAAGGGAATTTGTCTTTTACACATGCAGGTTATGTAATAATATTAAATACTGTTGTAGGCGCAGGGATTGCTTTATTTTTCTCCATTATTCACTATCTGAAATACAAATTCAAAACTAAATTCAATAACCAAGATAAAATCGTATGGAAGAGAGTTTCAGTATATAAAAAAGTGTTTTTATACGCATTAGGATTATCAGCAATGTATATGATTTTCTTGATACCCTTTTTCCCAAGATTTGGAGGTTTTTCTTTTGAAGGTATCAGTGTATTTTATTTAAGGAGTATTATTACTGCCTTTATTTGTTGGCATTTGGTATTACTTTTTAATAAACTTTTAGAACACAAGATTTCATTTTTTGCATTATTAGGAGTGACTACTATGGGAACTTTTATTATAATGCAATTTACGATGCCATTACTAAGCTTCATTACATTATTATCTAATCGTGAATATGAGGCTGTAATGAAAATTTTTAATTTTAAAAGAGAACTAACATATATTGGTGCTGATAGTCTATATGTTATTTTCTGTGTATTATTCTATCAATTTTTATATTTCAATCAGAAGCGTTCTGTTGAGCAAAAAGCATTCAAAGCACAAATAGGGAAACAAACTGAAAAATATGAAAGTCTTCGTCGTCAGTTGAGTCCGCATTTTTTGTTTAATAATATAAATGTGTTAACTTCTTTGATTGAAGAAAATCCGCAGAAAGCAGTTCGTTTCTCAGAATCGTTAGGAGATATATACAGGCACTTTTTACGACAAGAAGATGAAGATGTTGTTTCACTAGAAAGCGCGCTTAAATTCTCAAAAAATTACTTAGAACTGTTGAAATATCGGTATGAAGATGCATTTCACTATACGTTACCAGAAAAGACTAAATTCATTTGTTTTATCATTCCATTAGCATTGCAACAAGTCATTGAAAATACCATAAAACACAATGAGGTTTCTAATGAAATGCCTTTGAAAATTACTATTAGAATCCAAGACGATTATTTAATCGTACAGAATACAAAACGACTTAAAAAACTCACCGAAGTATCAAAAGGAACAGGAATTGAAAATATTAAATCTCGGTATCATTTTTTAACCGAAAAAGAAGTAATTATTGAAGAAACCGCGACTTTATTTACCATTAAATTACCACTTTTAAATCTGGAAAATTCATGA
- a CDS encoding LytR/AlgR family response regulator transcription factor translates to MKALIIEDEIPSSRRLARKLADAEVEVVAELSSVRQSIAWLKNNEHPEVFFVDIQLGDGLVFEIFKEVSITSYIIFTTAYDMYALQAFDYKSIAYLLKPITNEKLAEGIAKVKNFQAIPNRMEEIQQLVQYSKETVTKDSFAVKIGRKIKIIKLAEIVCLYSEYNTTFIHTKNDQSFPIDYSLSHLETVLPRQIFNRANRKFILHKTFIKDIISYTNSRLQIKLNNFKEQEIIVSRERVKDFKNWLN, encoded by the coding sequence ATGAAAGCACTAATCATAGAAGATGAAATTCCATCGAGTAGGAGATTGGCTAGAAAACTTGCAGACGCAGAAGTTGAGGTTGTTGCAGAACTTTCTTCTGTACGACAATCAATTGCTTGGCTGAAAAACAACGAACATCCTGAAGTATTTTTTGTAGACATTCAACTTGGTGACGGATTGGTCTTTGAAATATTTAAAGAAGTATCAATTACAAGTTATATCATTTTCACAACTGCGTATGATATGTATGCGTTGCAAGCGTTTGATTATAAAAGTATTGCGTATTTACTAAAACCAATTACAAACGAAAAATTAGCGGAAGGGATTGCCAAAGTGAAAAATTTTCAAGCGATTCCAAATCGAATGGAAGAAATTCAGCAATTAGTACAATATTCAAAAGAAACTGTAACAAAAGATAGTTTTGCGGTGAAAATTGGACGAAAAATTAAAATCATCAAATTGGCAGAAATTGTGTGTTTATACAGCGAATACAACACAACATTCATTCACACAAAAAACGATCAATCTTTTCCTATTGATTATTCGTTATCACATTTGGAAACGGTATTGCCAAGGCAAATATTCAATCGAGCCAATCGTAAATTCATCTTACATAAAACTTTTATAAAAGACATTATAAGTTACACCAACTCACGATTACAAATCAAACTAAACAACTTCAAAGAACAAGAAATCATCGTAAGCCGAGAACGTGTAAAAGATTTTAAAAATTGGCTGAACTAA